One segment of Candidatus Paceibacterota bacterium DNA contains the following:
- a CDS encoding sulfotransferase — protein sequence MKRTYHFISGLPRSGSTLLANILAQNPRFHTTGTSGIMDVMFGVRNQWHNLVEFKAAPNDAALLRVLRGILESYYDDVEKPVVFDKCRGWLSLIEMAEAVLGRRAKILVPVRDIRDVLASFEKLWRANAKTTQVGQESANYFKFQTVEGRTDVWMQVDQPVGLAYSRIRDAVGRGYLDRMHFVEFEELTREPQKAMDKIYQFLEEKPFEHNFNDVKQVTWEDDSVHGFKGLHDIRSKVEPIEPQWPKVLGSFASGLDKLNFWKEFTK from the coding sequence ATGAAGCGAACCTATCATTTCATTTCAGGATTGCCACGATCAGGCTCAACTTTGCTAGCGAACATTCTGGCACAGAACCCACGTTTTCATACCACCGGTACTAGCGGCATCATGGATGTGATGTTCGGCGTGCGTAATCAGTGGCACAATCTGGTGGAGTTTAAGGCGGCCCCGAATGATGCCGCGCTCCTAAGGGTTTTGCGCGGCATTCTCGAAAGTTATTATGATGATGTAGAAAAACCTGTCGTCTTTGATAAATGTCGAGGCTGGCTTTCGCTGATTGAGATGGCTGAAGCGGTTCTGGGTCGCCGAGCTAAAATTCTAGTGCCAGTTCGTGACATTCGCGATGTTTTAGCAAGCTTTGAAAAACTTTGGCGAGCTAACGCTAAGACCACTCAAGTAGGGCAGGAGAGTGCCAACTATTTTAAATTTCAAACAGTTGAAGGGCGCACCGACGTCTGGATGCAGGTAGATCAGCCGGTAGGCCTTGCTTACAGTCGGATTCGCGATGCTGTTGGTCGCGGTTATCTTGACCGGATGCATTTTGTGGAGTTTGAAGAGCTGACTCGCGAGCCTCAAAAGGCGATGGATAAGATCTACCAGTTTCTGGAAGAGAAACCATTTGAACATAACTTTAATGATGTAAAGCAGGTTACCTGGGAAGATGATTCAGTACACGGCTTTAAAGGACTTCACGATATTCGCAGTAAGGTAGAACCAATTGAACCTCAATGGCCAAAGGTTTTGGGTAGTTTCGCCTCCGGTCTAGATAAACTCAATTTCTGGAAAGAATTTACTAAGTAA